In Phycisphaeraceae bacterium, the sequence GCTCGAACGCGGCTTGCGCGGTTATGCTGGCCTTGTTCAGGTCGCCCAGCTCAATCCATGTCGTAGTCAGCGAGCGGAAGATGCGCCAGTCGCGCGGAGCCATCTCCAGTGCTTTGTGAAGGTATTGCAGCGCATCGTCATAGCGTTGCAGACCGCCATAAGTCGCGGCGAGATTCTGCAAGGCTGTGCCGCTGGTCGGTGACTTGCGAACCGCGTCTTCCCATAATGCCAGATCGGTGTCATACACCCGCGCCCGCCGTTCCGACGCCACGGCCAGCACTGCGATGAGCAGGACCAGAAACACCGACACTCCGACCAGCAGCGACCTGCCGCATGAGGCGGCCTTGGCGCAGCTCGCCTGCTTGCGTTCCAGGATGCGGTATCCCCCCGCCACGACCAGCGCGGCAATTCCCGCCAGCGGGATGTACATCCGTCGCTCGGCGGCGATCTCCGACATGATCGGCAGCACGCTCGATGTCGGCGCGAGGATGAAGAAAAACACCGCGCCGACAAATCCCGCGGGGGACTTTTTCCAGATCAAAACCACGGTGAGGGCAAAGAGTGCCGACATCGCAGCCAAGTATGGCCAGACACCCGCCAGCGACCGGGCGATGTGATTCGGATAGATGATCGTCAGCGGCTCCGGCCAGAAGGAGAGCCGCAGATACCACAGCAGGATGCGGCTTTCGGTAGCCAGATACTGCCACCATGTGATGCCGTGAGAAAAACCCGTACTCGATTGACGGTGGCCCGAAAGGACGACCAGGACGAGCAAGACCCAACTGGCGAAGATGCCGCCATAGAGGAGCTTTGATCGCCGCAGCGCTGCGACGAAGCCTCCGCTGACAAACGTCCGGTCATAGAGCCAGATCAACAGCGGCGCGGCGACCATGATTTCCTTGCTGGCCATGCCCAGACAGCAGGCCGCGATGGCGGTCCATGTCCAGCCGACACTGCCCGCGTCTTCCCACGCACGGATGGCTGCGTAGAGCGTCAGAAACAGGAAAAAGGCCGCCATCAGCTCGGTGCGCTGAGTGATGTAGATCACCGCTTCGGAGTTGAGCGGGTGCGCCAGCCAGAGGAGCGACACCCCGCCGGCGATGAGCAGGTCGCGTCCGTCGTGTCCCGACTCCAGAAACCGCAGCGTCCGCCGGACGATTCCAAATAGAATCCAACCGCAAGCCAGATGCAGTAGAAAATTAACAGCGTGGTATGGCCAAACCCACAGCCCGTGAATCGCGTATTGAATGGCGAAAGTGGCATTGACCAGCGGTCGGCCGGTCATGGACGAGTCATTCGGCGGGCGCAGGCACACCGCGGGATTGAGGGAGCGGATCGTGGGGTTTTCCAGGAGTGAATCAAAATCGTCAAAGAACGGCGGCGCATCGAGCGACGGCAGGTAAACAACGCCGACCAGCAACGCGCTGAGTACCACCATCGCCGTAACGCATATGGATTGCTGCACTCGAGTCAACGCATGAATCTCCGCTGCTTCGCCTGCTCAGTTTTTGATTCACGATCAGCTATTACGTAAGCTTACCGAAATAGTCAGGACGAGCATGTCCAGCACCACCAATCCGCCAAATCTATCAGCACCAGGGCCGTCGAACAGCGGCTCAGCTCGCGGCGAGCATGAGATCGCCCACGGAAAATTTCTTGTTGAGCACGGAGCTGAGCTGACCTGGGGCTGGGGCACGCCTGCGGGTAAAGTCCGCGCCCAACGGCGGGCCGCGATCATCACCCGCAATGCCGGCCTTTCGCCGGGCAAGCTCGTGCTGGAAATCGGTTGCGGCACGGGTCTGTTCACCGAGGCCTTCGCCCAAAGCGGCGCGACCATCGTCGCTGTCGATATTTCCGACGACCTGCTCCGGCTGGCGCAGCAGAGGGGCCTGCCGGCTGACCGCGTCCGTTTCGTCTGCAAGTCTTTCGAGGACTGCGCTCTCGACGGCCCGTTCGACGCGATCGTCGGCTCGTCCGTGCTGCACCATCTGGAGGTCGAGCGTTCGCTGAGCAAGTGCCTGTCGCTGCTCAAGCCGGGCGGGACATTCAGCTTCGCCGAGCCGAACATGCTCAATCCGCAGATTTTCCTGCAAAAAAACGTAGGGTGGATCAAGAAACTCGTCGGCGACTCGCCGGATGAAACCGCATTCGTCGCCGGGCGGCTGGTGAAACTGCTGACCCGCATCGGTTTCACGGAGGCACGCGCCGAGGCTTTTGACTGGCTGCACCCGGCCACGCCCCGGCCTCTGATCCCGCTGGTCAGCGCGATCGGTCGCGGCCTTGAGGCCACCCCCCTGCTGCGGCGATTTGCCGGTTCGTTGGCGATTTTTGCCCGGCGGCCGGCCTGAGCACGAGTTCTGGACCAAGGCTCTGAGTACTTTCTATGACCGCAAACCCGCCATCCCCGGATTTGACGCTAAACCCGCCGCCTGCCGGCGCGCTGCGCCACCTGCAAAAGCCCTGGGTCATCAGCATCCTGCTCGTGCTGCTGACGCTCATCCCCTACGCGCAGATGCTTGGGCAGAATTTCGTCAACTATGACGACGACCTTTTCATCACCCGAAATCCGCACATCAATCACGGCCTGACGCGCGACGCGGTCAACTGGGCGTTCGGGTTTCAATCCGCCAGCCAGTATCACCCGCTGACGACGCTTTCCCACGCGCTGGATTGTGAGGTTTTCGGGCTTAACCCCATCGGACCCAAGGCGGTCAACCTCACCCTCCACCTGGCGACGACCGTGCTGATCTTCCGGCTGGCCCTGATGATGACCGGCCGCCTCTGGCCATGTGCCGTCCTCGCCCTGCTCTGCGGCATCCATCCCCTGCGCGTCGAAGCGGTCGCATGGATTGCCGAGCGGAAGGAAATGCTCAGCAATTTTTTCGGTGTCCTGACCATCATTTCCTACGTCTGGTACACACGACGGCGGAACATCGGCCGGTATCTGCTGATGCTCCTGCTCTACACGCTGACGCTCATGTCCAAGCCGATGCTGGTGACCATGCCGTTCATCCTGCTGCTGCTGGATTACCGCCCGCTGCGACGCTTTGACCTCACGCCGGTAATGGAACTGCCCCGCAAGCTGCTATGGCTCGTTCTCGAAAAGCTGCCGATGTTCCCGTTGCTGATCGCGTCGTCCTACCTGACATGGCGGGTGGTGCAGGTGTCGGGCGCAGCCCACTCTCTCGAAGCGACGCCGGTCGCCTACCGACTGACCAACGTCATCATCGCCTACGGCTGGTACATCTACAAAACTTTCGTGCCGCTGAACCTGACCTGTCTCTACCTGTTCGACCCCACATGGTCAGCATGGGAAGTCACCGCAGCCTCGGCGGCCTTTTTCACCCTGACCTATCTCGCCATCCGTTACATTCGCAAGCTGCCCTATCTCTTCGTGGGCTGGTTCTTCTTCGTCGGAACCCTGGTTCCGGTCATCGGACTTGTCCAGGTCGGCGCACAGGCTTACGCGGATCGCTACTCCTACGTGGGGCAGATCGGCTTGTTCATCATGATTATCTGGGGCGCAGCTGACCTGATCCGGCGGCTGAGCATCAAGACCTCGCAACTCGTGCTGCTGCTCGGTGCGGTTGTCGTTGTCTGCCTCTGCGTGACCTGGCTTCAGGTCTCCTACTGGTACAACTCGAAGTCGCTCTTCACCCATGCAATCGATGTCAATCCCAACAGCAGCACCGCTCATAACAACCTCGGCTCGATCTACCTGATCGAGGGCAACTACCAGAAAGCTGCGGAGGAGTTTTTCGCAGCGACCAAGATTTTCGCATATACGCCCGAAGCCTGGAACAACCTCGGACAGGTTTTCATCCTCAAGGGTGACTACGACAGCGCGATCGAAGTGCTGCGCGTCGCCTTTAACCAGAGACCAGACAACAAAATGGTTTTGACCAATCTTGGCATCGCCTTCCTCGGTAAAAACGACTTGGACAAAGCAGTCAATTTCCTTCAAAAGGCGATTCAGAGCGACCCCTTCTACGGGAATGCTCACTATTACATGGCTGTTGCGCTTAAATCTTTGGGCAGGTTCCCGGAGGCACGCGAGCAGGTGGCTCAGGCAATCAAGTTGCAGGAAACGCCGGAAGGCTGGACGTTGCTGGCGGATATTTACAGTGCCCAGGGAGATCGCGTCGCTGCGATGGAGGCCGTCAAAAATGCGATCCGGCTCAGTCCGAATTACGAGCCGGCAAAGATACGAATAGAGCGACTCAACCGCGGCGAACCCACCGAGCCGCCGCAGGCGACGACACGACCCGCCAGTCAACCAGCCACCCAGCCAAAACCGTAGCGGAATGGTCCAGCGGAACGCGAAGATGGTTCGGCAAATCGCGCGGTGCGGAGCAGAGGTAAGCGGTGAAATGTGCGGCTCGGCAGAGCAGACGGTTTGGCGGAAATCGGTTCAGATGCAGACGGTTCGGCAGCAGGAGCAGAGCAAAGCAAACGGCTCGGCAGAGCCTCGCCCTCCCATCAGGTAATCGTTGCCCTCCCACGAGGTCGTTGATAATTCCGGGAGAGCGAGGCGCACGCACACGGGAAAGAAATGACCCCGCGCACGGGAGAGCGAGGCTCCAGCCGAGCTTGTTCGTGCGTCCAACACAAACGGCTTGGCGGAAAACGGCTCGACGGAGTCTCGCCCTCCCAGACAGAATCGCCCTCCCGTGGGATCGTTGATGATTCGGGGAGAGCGATACGCGCGCACACGGGAAAGAAATGACCTCACGTACGGGAGAGCGAGGCTCCAGCCGCACGGGAGAGCGAGGCTCCAGCCGAGCTTGTTCGTGCGTCCAACACAGACGGCTCGGCAGAGCCTCGCCCTCCCATTCCGCACCTCCCATTCCGCACCCTCCCGAGCTTAATTCGTCCTCGCTGGCGAGGAGACGGGCGCAAAAAAAACGGCCACCCTTTCGGATGGCCGCTTCTAGATTTTCAGACATTTTCAAACGTCTTCAGACATCTTCAACATCATCTTCGGACATTCTCAAATATCCTCAGACTTCTTCGGACATCCTTGGATATCCTCGGTCATCCTTGAACATCCTCAAACATCCTCTGACTTCTTCGGACATCCTTGGATACCCTTGAACATCCTCTGATATTCTCAGGCATCCTCGGACATCCTCAGACATTCTCTGACATCTTCAGACGTTTTCAGACCCAGACAACGGGCGATCAGTTACCTCGGACGAACAGCGCGTTGTAGCCGGCGACGGTGCCGGTGGCGGTGTCGTTGTTGAAGAGGTAGTCATCGCCGGTGTTGGTGGTGTTGGCGTAGCGGGTCGGGCTGACCTTGGCGGTGGTGATGAACTGGCTGGAGTTATCACCGAACACCACGCTGCCGCGCCAATCGCTGGTGACAGTCGTCCAGATGCTCTGGGCAACCGAGGTCACGTTGGTCGCGTCGGTCATGACGCGGTCACCCATGATCAGAGCCTGCGAGTTGTTGGTGGTCTTCCACTCAGCCATGTGGCCGCCTTCGAGCGAGGAGGTGGTGCCCAAGGAGAGCATGGCGTAGGAGTAACCCTGAGTCGCCGTGCCGCTCATGGCGACGTTCACACCCGAGTTCGCCGTCTTGATGTTGGCGGTGTCGGTCTCGCCCGGGGAGATGCAGTAGTTGCTGGTGAAGTAGTTACCGTTGAGCAGTTGGGCGATACGGTTGGAGACCGCAAAGCCGTTACCCGCTGCACCGTACGAGGTCGAGGTGGTGGCGAGTGAGGCCACCGAGGCGCCCGTGCCGTCGAGGCCGGGCATGTACTCGTTGTTACCGCTGGCGAACATCACCATACCCTGGTGGATGCCGCGGACCTGCGTGCTGTTTTGCATCTGCCGAGCCGTACGGCGGGCAGCGCTCAGAGCAGGCAGGAGGATGCCGATGAGCAGCGCGATGATTGAAATAACCACGAGCAGCTCGATCAGTGTGAAGCCCTTCATCTTTCGCATGATTCAAACTCCCATATAAGGGGACTCAAGAGAACCAGGATGAATCCGCGACGTAGAAGACAAGGCCGGCTTCCGGATCCGGAAATGAAGTCTCGACCACCGAGACTGATTTCCAAGGACGGACGATTTGATGTGATGATGCCGGTGATGCTGCCCTGCTTCCGAATCGTGTTCATCCTTACTTGTGAGGTGAACCGTTCACCCCACGTATGCAATTTTAGCATTCCCGTACGAAACAAGCATCCCTGCCGCGAAAACGGCAGGCGGGAATGTTAATTTTTAGTCCTATTCAACATTATCGGCTTAATCCGTCGCGCTGAAAATCGGTTTTGATGCTCAGCTCCCCTGTCACCTGAACTCGAGCACATCGTCAGACGTATCACTGAAAAAGCCTAACCGGGTAACTTATCCAAGTCAACAGGAATCTGGATAATGGTTGTATTATGGGCCACCCCGCCTGTGGATAACTTTCCTGAAGCAAGCGGCGGGGTTTATGATGGCTGCCATGTCGAGCAAGCCCAATGAGCCGCATCGTCCCCGCCGACTACGCCGCGGGGCGGGATTGCGTGACGCGGTGGCGGATGTGATTATTCATCCTAACCACCTGATTTATCCGCTATTTGTGACAAATCTGGATCAATCCAAGCCTGTTTCCTCGATGCCGGAAGTCAGTCAGCTACCCGTCAAGGAAGCGGTGAGCCGGATTCGAGAGCTGGCCGGGCTGGGGCTGAGGCAGTTTCTGCTCTTTGGTGTCACCCCCGCTGACCAAAAAAATCCGCAAGGCAGCTATGCCTCATCACCTGAGGCGCCGGTGAACCGCGTCCTGCGCGAGGTGCGACAGGCGGGCATCGACGCGGTGATGTATGCCGACCTCTGCTTTTGCGAATACACGGATCACGGACACTGCGGCATCTTGAGCGAAGCAACGGCTGATACGCAGCGCAGCGGTTCGGCTCACGCCTGCGCGGATGTGGACAACGACGCAACGGTCGCGCGACTGGCGCAGACGGCTGTCGTGCAGGCGCAGGCGGGCGCGGATGTCGTCGCGCCGTCGGGCATGATGGACGGCCAGGTCGGCGCGATCCGTCGTGCGCTGGATGAGGCGGGCTACCCTCACACGGCGATACTCGCGTACAGCATCAAGTACGCTTCGACTTTTTACGGTCCCTTCCGTGAAGCAGGCGAAGGGGGAATGAAGACCGGAGACCGGCGGGGCTACCAGATGGACTTTCGGCGCTCCCGCGAGTGGCGGATCGAGCTGGAAGCAGATCTGGCCCAGGGCGCGGATATGGTGATGGTCAAGCCTGCGGCGACGTATCTCGACATCGTGCGGCAGGTGCGAGAGGCGACGAGTGTGCCGGTGGCGGCCTACCACGTCAGCGGGGAATATGCGATGCTGCACGCGGCGGCACAGCGCGGGTGGCTGGACCTCAAGGCTTCGGCACTGGAGACGACCTGCGCCATCCGCCGTGCCGGTGCGGACCTGATCGTGACGTATTTCGCGCCGCGACTGATCGAGTGGCTTTAGCTGTTGATGAATCGACGGCTCAGGCTGGGGCGATATCAAACCTCTGAGGAAACCGATGCTTCCTTCTCTGCGACAACGACTGATCCTGGCCGGGGCCATTCTGCTGGGGGCGTTGGGCTTCCTCGCGGCACGTCCGTATCTCGAACCCTATGACCTCTCGACGGGTATCAGCCTCTTTTCCGCACGGGTCGCAATGCCTGCGGCTTTGGGTATCGCGCTGGTCGCGTCGCTGCCGGCGGTGGTCCTCGCCATTTTCGCTTCGGCGACGGGTCATCCGCTCGCCGGGGTTTTCGCCATGTGCATGTCGCTGGCGGTACTCGCAGGCATGGGGGGATCGGTTGACGGCTGGTTCTGGCGTTCACCTCTGCCGAGCGAATACGGCTCGCTCATCAGCGAAATGGTGATCTGGCAGACGGGGATCGTGCTGCTGATCCTGTTGATCCAGAAATTTCGTGAGCCGATCCGGAAAAAATTTCCCGCGCTGGCGTTTAACGATCACCTCGGCTCGAACACGTGGGTTCGTCTGCCCGGTCTGACCGCGCTGCTGGCGGGGGTAATCAGCGCAGCGGTCGGCGCGCTGCTGACCTTTGTCCTCATGCGCAACACCGACACCGGGCAGGCCGTCGGTGCTGTGCTCATCGCGTTCACCGCGGGCGGGCTGGCGGCCCAGAGCCTCTTTCCGCAGCGCAATCCCATCGGCATCCTCTTCAGCCCGGCATTGGTGGCGATTATTTCGTATGTCTTTGCGATGCTGCGCTACGACTCTGCTGAAAGTCTGCTGAGCGCGCTCTACGCGAACAAGCTCATGGCCGGCCTGCCGGGAACGTGCAAGGTGCTGCCGATTTTCTACGCCTCCGTGGGCGTCGCCGGGTGCATCATGGGTATCGGCATGGCGCAGAGCATTGAGCGCTCCGGGAAAATGAGTGAGTCCCCCGCCGGCTCGACCGCCGCTGCCGGCGCATCAAACCACGTCCGCACTCCTTAACGAGATAACACGATGCCGCGACGATCGACATCCCTTGCGCTGGGTCTGGATTTTGGTACCGAATCGGTGCGTGCGCTGCTTGTGGGGCTTGACGGCGAGGAAGCGGCGTCGGCGGTGACGCCCTACCGTCACGGACAGATCACGCGGCGACTGCCCGGCGCGGCGCACGATCTGCCGCCCGACTTCGCCTTGCAGGATCCGCGGGACTGGATCGACAGCTCAGGCCGCGCGGTCCGCGCTGCGTTGCGGCAGGCGCGCGTTGACGCCGGCGCGGTGGTGAGCATCGGGGTGGACTTCACCAGTTGCACGATGCTGCCGTCCTTGCGTGACGGCACGCCGCTGTGTCAGACCGGGCGGCTGAGTTCTGAAAAATACGCCTGGCCCAAGCTCTGGAAACACCATGCCGCCAAGAGCCAGACGGATCGGCTCAATCAGATCGCCCGCGAACGTAACGAGCCGTGGCTGTCGCGTTACGGCGGGATCGTCGGGCTGGAGTGGTTTTTTCCGAAAATCTTCGAAACGCTGGAGCAGGCACCGCGCGTTTACGACGCCGCTGAGGTCTGGCTCGAAGGCGGCGACTGGTACGTCTGGCAGCTCGTCGGGCCGGAAAAGGTCGGCGCGGAATTGCCGCGTTCGACCTGTCAGGCTGGTTACAAGGCGATGTGGAACGCCCATACGGGCTATCCGTCGAGCGAGTTTTTCGCGGCACTGAACCCGAAAATGGCGCGCGTGGTCACGGACAAGATGCCCGGACGACTCATGGCACCGGGTGAGCTGGCGGGCGGACTTTGCCCACGGATGGCGGGGGTGCTGGGGTTGCGTGAAGGCACGCCGGTCAGCGCCGCGGTGATCGATGCGCACGCGGGCGTCCCCGGCGCGGGTGTCGCCGAGCCGGACACGCTGGTGATGGTCATGGGCACCAGTTCGTGTCACATGCTCAACTCGCGGCTTGAGCGGCTCATTCCGGGAGTCGCGGGCGTGGTCGAAGGGGGAATCCTGCCGGGATTTTATGGATATGAAACGGGTCAGGCGGCAGTGGGCGATGCTTTCGACTGGTTCCGCCGTCTGACGGGGCAGAAGGATTTTGCTCAGTTGGATAAGCGGGCCGGGGCGGTGCAGCCGGGCAGTGACGGCGTGCTCTGCATGGACTGGCTCAACGGCTGCCGCACCCCGCTGATGGACGGCTCACTCAGCGGCGCGTTTACGGGAGTGACGCTCAACCACGGGGCAGAGCATCTTTATCGCGCGTTGCTCGAAGCGTCGGCGTTTGGCGTCCGCTGGATTACGGATACCTTGCGTGAGGGCGGCATCCCTGTTCGACGTTTCGTAGCCACAGGGGGACTGCCGCACCACAACCGGCTGCTGGTGCAGATTTACGCTGATGTGCTGGGCCAGAACATCATCATTCATCCCTCGAAGCAGGGACCGGCTCTGGGTGCGGCCATTCTCGGCACACTTGCGGCGGGTAAGCGCGTGACTGGATTCACCTCTGCCGCCGCTGCCATGCACGCGATGGCGCGAGCTGATGAAAAGATCCGCGGGCGCGAGCCGATCGTTGTGCGCCCTCATCGAGCGGCTACGAAACTGTACGACCGTGTTTACGCTCGATACCGCAAACTAGCCGATGAATGTTCCGCCCGGTCGCGCAGTTGAAGCGGCTCCGGGCAAGCGGTAACGAGTTGATTTCGGGGTCGTGGCGAGGGTTGTGAAGCCGCCGCTTGGGGAATCTATCGACCCCAGCGCTTTGCTCGCGACGGATAATACCCCTAAACTGATACATTCCGATCGACCGACCGGGACAATTGCCGGCCGCATCATCACACCCGCACTTAACCCTCCAAATCACCCGCACCGAATGGAAAAAGACAAGAACGCCCTTTCGAGTTCAACCGATTCAATGACCGGTGGAATCCCTGTTGCGACCTCCTTAAGCCCGCTGCTGCGTCGGGTGGAGTCGCCGCCACCAGCGGCATTGATTGACCGCCGCGTGCTGCTTTTTTCCGTGATCGCAGCTTTGCTGGGGATGGTTTCAGCATTCGTAGCGCAGGCGATGCTCGCGTTGATCGGGCTGATTACCAACGTCTCATTTCACCAGCACTTCGCTTTTAACAAGCAGGCATCACCCATCGGCCACACGCTGGGGCTATGGGTCATCCTCGTGCCGGTAGGCGGCGCACTGGTCATCGGCCTCATGGCGCGATTCGGTCATGAAGCCATCCGCGGCGACGGCATTCCGGAGGCCATGGAGAAAGTGCTCACCAGCCGCAGCCGCATCGCGCCGCGCATCACCTGGCTCAAGCCGCTCTCGGCTGCCATCTCCATCGGTACGGGCGGGCCGTTCGGGGCTGAGGGGCCGGTGATTTCAACCGGCGGTGCGCTGGGTTCCTACATCGGTCAGATTTTCAGCGTCACCGCGCTGGAGCGAAAAACGCTGCTGGCGGCGGGGGCGGCGGCGGGCATCGGTGCGACGTTCGGCACACCCATCGCTGCAGTGATGCTGGCGATCGAAGTGTTGCTCTTTGAGTTTCGGCCTCGCTCGCTGATTCCGGTGGTGCTGGCGACGGCTGTCGCTTCCGGGCTGAGGGTGATGCTCGAGGGCAGCGAAGCGATCTTCTCCATGCCGGATATCGCCGCTCCGACACAGAGCGCGCTGGCACTTTATACGGCGATCGGCGCACTTGTCGGACTGATCTCGGTCTTTGTCACGCGCGGCGTGCACTGGATCGAATCCGCGTTTGAACATCTGCCGATCCACTGGATGTGGTGGCCGGCGATGGGTGCGGTGATCGTCGGCATCATCGGTTACTTTCAGCCGGCGACGCTCGGCGTCGGTTACATCAATATCAAACACATTCTCTGGCAGGATGATGCTTTCCCCGTCAAGGCGGCGCTCATCCTGGCGGTGCTCAAGCTGATTTCCTGGTCTGTGGCATTAGGCAGCGGTACGTCGGGCGGGACGCTCGCTCCGCTTTTTACGATCGGCGGCGGATTCGGCGCGGTCATCGGGGCAGGCATCGCCTGGTTGCTGCCTCATGCGGGCGTGGATCCGCGCATCGCTGCGCTGGTCGGCATGGCCGCCATGTTCGCCGGTGCATCACGGGCACTGCTCTTTTCCGTGGTGTTCGGTTTTGAATCCACGTTCCAGACCAACGGCCTGCTCCCGCTGCTGCTGGGTTGCGCCGCGGCATATCTGGTCTCGTGCCTGCTCATGCGCGAAACCTTGATGACGGAAAAAGTGGAACGTCGCGGCACACGAGTGCCCTACGAATACGTCGCGGACTTTCTCAATCAGGTGAGCGTACGCGATGCCTGCACCAAGAACGTCATCGCACTCAAGGCTGACGATACCGTGGCGCACGTGATGGCCTGGCGAGCCAATGGAGAAGAGGGCTCCACGCATCAGGGCTTTCCCGTGCTTGATGAAACCGGCTTGCTTCTGGGAGTGGTGACCAGACGTGATATCGACGCCTGCTGCACTGAAAACTCCCGGAAAATCCGTGAGCTGATCCGACGGCCTCCGGTCGTCGTTTACGACGATTGCACACTCCGCGAAGCGGCTGACCACATGGTGAGCCACGACATCGGACGCTTGCCGGTGATCTCACGGCAAAACCCCGATCAACTGGTCGGCATCCTGACACGCAGCGATTTGCTCTCGGCACACCGTCGCCGACTCGACGAAACAAACCGCGCAGAGCCAAGCATCGGATGGCCCAAGATCACCTTCGGCAGCGCGGCAGCGGACAAACATGAGTGATGCGCCTTGCTTCCAGTGGTTAACGTGTCATGCTTGAGCCATGCCACCCGCTGCGAAAACCCTTCGTTTCACCGCTCGGCACCGATTGCACGGCGCGCCGGCGTTTGCGGCGGTTTACGACGCGAAGGTTAAAAAAAATGCTGGTCCTTTGACGGCATTCGCCCGACCCAACGATCTGCCCCATCCACGGCTGGGCTTGAGCGTGCCTCGACGTGTCGGTACAGCGGCGGCCCGCAACCGCGTCAAACGGCTGATCCGTGAGGCCTTTCGCATCAGCCAGCACGACTGGCTTCGTGGCTACGATGTAGTGGTGGTGGTCAGGCCGCACAAACCGGCTGAGCTTTCGGACTATCAGCGAATGCTCCTTTCGCTGATGCGGGCCCTGCACCTGGAATGGGCGCGGCGGTCGGCATAGCAACAGCGACAGGCCTGCTGAGAGTCTTACCCATACGTGTGATGAAACCATGGAAACACGCGATCCGATTCCCGAAACAGTGACTCGACGGGTGGGATTCGTGTCGCGTATTTTGATCTTTCTGGTTTATGTGTATCGTGCGACGCTGGGGCATTTTCTCGGCGGTCACTGCCGATATGATCCGACGTGCAGCCAGTACATGATTGATGCCATCCGCAAATACGGCCCATGGCGCGGCGGATGGCGCGGACTGCGGCGGATCGGTCGCTGCCACCCGTGGGGCGGTTGCGGATATGATCCTGCCTGATAACCACCCCCGAGGCACGGCATGAGATTGCCCGCGTTCCTTGGCCGACTTTCCAAATGGTTCTTTGGTGAATCCACCTGGGCAGGTCGCCTTCGCTACCTCTACGACTTCACCCGACACTGCATCGGTGAGTTGAGGCATGACAGCGCCGATCAGATGGCAGCCTCGCTGACCT encodes:
- a CDS encoding methyltransferase domain-containing protein — protein: MSSTTNPPNLSAPGPSNSGSARGEHEIAHGKFLVEHGAELTWGWGTPAGKVRAQRRAAIITRNAGLSPGKLVLEIGCGTGLFTEAFAQSGATIVAVDISDDLLRLAQQRGLPADRVRFVCKSFEDCALDGPFDAIVGSSVLHHLEVERSLSKCLSLLKPGGTFSFAEPNMLNPQIFLQKNVGWIKKLVGDSPDETAFVAGRLVKLLTRIGFTEARAEAFDWLHPATPRPLIPLVSAIGRGLEATPLLRRFAGSLAIFARRPA
- a CDS encoding tetratricopeptide repeat protein, translating into MVVLSALLVGVVYLPSLDAPPFFDDFDSLLENPTIRSLNPAVCLRPPNDSSMTGRPLVNATFAIQYAIHGLWVWPYHAVNFLLHLACGWILFGIVRRTLRFLESGHDGRDLLIAGGVSLLWLAHPLNSEAVIYITQRTELMAAFFLFLTLYAAIRAWEDAGSVGWTWTAIAACCLGMASKEIMVAAPLLIWLYDRTFVSGGFVAALRRSKLLYGGIFASWVLLVLVVLSGHRQSSTGFSHGITWWQYLATESRILLWYLRLSFWPEPLTIIYPNHIARSLAGVWPYLAAMSALFALTVVLIWKKSPAGFVGAVFFFILAPTSSVLPIMSEIAAERRMYIPLAGIAALVVAGGYRILERKQASCAKAASCGRSLLVGVSVFLVLLIAVLAVASERRARVYDTDLALWEDAVRKSPTSGTALQNLAATYGGLQRYDDALQYLHKALEMAPRDWRIFRSLTTTWIELGDLNKASITAQAAFELKPNDYETHWLLGEVAVNRKQYSQAIAHYRDALRINPKSAKVLNSLGAALFAQTLGGATPKFAASPAATQPNVQIEEAISYYQQALAIMPDMAGAHNNLGTALAVEGKLAEAREHFKRTLEINPSFADAHLGLGSLLAIEGDLGNAVGHFRQAVHYKPHLFAGYVLLGDAYLQLGRTAAAADAYRSALNEEPDNAIVHDKYGGALAVLNQFDEAIIHFEKALELDHTLQVTAQKLELARKLRDRRAAATQPTSHPAEKSAP
- the hemB gene encoding porphobilinogen synthase gives rise to the protein MSSKPNEPHRPRRLRRGAGLRDAVADVIIHPNHLIYPLFVTNLDQSKPVSSMPEVSQLPVKEAVSRIRELAGLGLRQFLLFGVTPADQKNPQGSYASSPEAPVNRVLREVRQAGIDAVMYADLCFCEYTDHGHCGILSEATADTQRSGSAHACADVDNDATVARLAQTAVVQAQAGADVVAPSGMMDGQVGAIRRALDEAGYPHTAILAYSIKYASTFYGPFREAGEGGMKTGDRRGYQMDFRRSREWRIELEADLAQGADMVMVKPAATYLDIVRQVREATSVPVAAYHVSGEYAMLHAAAQRGWLDLKASALETTCAIRRAGADLIVTYFAPRLIEWL
- a CDS encoding tetratricopeptide repeat protein, which codes for MTANPPSPDLTLNPPPAGALRHLQKPWVISILLVLLTLIPYAQMLGQNFVNYDDDLFITRNPHINHGLTRDAVNWAFGFQSASQYHPLTTLSHALDCEVFGLNPIGPKAVNLTLHLATTVLIFRLALMMTGRLWPCAVLALLCGIHPLRVEAVAWIAERKEMLSNFFGVLTIISYVWYTRRRNIGRYLLMLLLYTLTLMSKPMLVTMPFILLLLDYRPLRRFDLTPVMELPRKLLWLVLEKLPMFPLLIASSYLTWRVVQVSGAAHSLEATPVAYRLTNVIIAYGWYIYKTFVPLNLTCLYLFDPTWSAWEVTAASAAFFTLTYLAIRYIRKLPYLFVGWFFFVGTLVPVIGLVQVGAQAYADRYSYVGQIGLFIMIIWGAADLIRRLSIKTSQLVLLLGAVVVVCLCVTWLQVSYWYNSKSLFTHAIDVNPNSSTAHNNLGSIYLIEGNYQKAAEEFFAATKIFAYTPEAWNNLGQVFILKGDYDSAIEVLRVAFNQRPDNKMVLTNLGIAFLGKNDLDKAVNFLQKAIQSDPFYGNAHYYMAVALKSLGRFPEAREQVAQAIKLQETPEGWTLLADIYSAQGDRVAAMEAVKNAIRLSPNYEPAKIRIERLNRGEPTEPPQATTRPASQPATQPKP
- a CDS encoding prepilin-type N-terminal cleavage/methylation domain-containing protein, with translation MRKMKGFTLIELLVVISIIALLIGILLPALSAARRTARQMQNSTQVRGIHQGMVMFASGNNEYMPGLDGTGASVASLATTSTSYGAAGNGFAVSNRIAQLLNGNYFTSNYCISPGETDTANIKTANSGVNVAMSGTATQGYSYAMLSLGTTSSLEGGHMAEWKTTNNSQALIMGDRVMTDATNVTSVAQSIWTTVTSDWRGSVVFGDNSSQFITTAKVSPTRYANTTNTGDDYLFNNDTATGTVAGYNALFVRGN